A single genomic interval of Aureliella helgolandensis harbors:
- a CDS encoding excinuclease ABC subunit UvrA: MAKRQPFWPALCSLLIEPITAPRSKWLNDFTGIHFSPLQGTQQRDSTIAKKKAQDVPCAPDHCIQVRGARVHNLKNIDVDLPRNALVVFTGISGSGKSSLAFGTLFAESQRRFLDSVSPYARRLIDQVGEPDVDAIDGLPPAVALQQQRGTPSARSSVGSVTTISNGLRMLYSRAGNYPRGQSILYADSFSPNTPEGACPRCHGIGRVFEVTEKLLVPDDTKTIRERAIAAWPPAWQGQNLRDILVSLGHDIDKPWKKLPRATRDWILFTDETPVVPVYARFEFDEVSEAKERDEPPSYMGTFTSARRYVLHSFATTQSHRTKKRVSQFMQISECPDCEGKKLKRESLSVKFAGLDIGELSQLTLTELARRLRDAARSKPQASDLQREKSIVAQRIASDILARVEALTSLGLGYLSLERSTPTLSPGELQRLRLGTQIRSQLFGVVYVLDEPSAGLHPADTQALLGALDELKRAGNSLFVVEHDVSVIRHAEWIVDIGPNAGTHGGEVIYNGPIEGLRNVTESHTSQYLFSDDRATERVPRQPTGWLKLEQIERNNLQGLDVEFPLGVLTTVTGVSGSGKSSLVSQSLVELVSESLGQKKSVEAPTGEVDLLERELETATGGRIADGMHCVRRLVTVDQKPIGRTPRSNLATYTGLFDHVRKSFAATRKAKARRYDVGRFSFNVAKGRCPNCEGAGFVSVELLFLPSIYTPCPVCQGRRYNDKTLEITYRDKNIAEVLDLTVESAHEFFTDEPPVQRALEALLQVGLGYLRLGQPATELSGGEAQRIKLATELQRAQRGDTLYVLDEPTTGLHPADVSMLMNQLNGLVEAGNTVIMVEHDMQVAGSSDWVIDIGPGAGEQGGRVVVQGPPDKVAKSRTSRTAPFLAAGRSGSISSSSSDCVARP, encoded by the coding sequence ATGGCAAAAAGACAACCATTCTGGCCAGCACTTTGTTCGCTACTGATCGAGCCAATCACCGCACCTAGGTCGAAATGGTTGAACGATTTTACAGGCATCCACTTCAGCCCCTTGCAGGGCACTCAGCAGAGAGATTCGACAATCGCCAAGAAGAAAGCCCAAGACGTTCCTTGCGCCCCAGACCACTGCATTCAGGTGCGGGGTGCGCGCGTTCACAATTTAAAGAACATCGACGTCGATCTGCCACGCAACGCACTCGTGGTGTTTACCGGCATCTCGGGTTCCGGTAAATCGTCGCTCGCTTTCGGGACGCTGTTTGCTGAATCGCAACGCCGCTTTCTCGATTCCGTTTCCCCCTACGCGCGTCGCTTAATCGACCAAGTTGGGGAACCGGACGTCGATGCCATTGATGGGCTGCCTCCTGCCGTTGCGCTTCAACAACAACGGGGAACGCCGTCCGCCCGTTCATCGGTGGGAAGCGTCACCACGATTTCCAATGGCCTGCGCATGCTCTACTCGCGTGCCGGAAATTACCCGCGGGGCCAAAGCATTTTGTACGCGGATTCGTTTTCTCCGAACACTCCGGAGGGAGCCTGCCCGCGGTGTCACGGCATCGGTCGCGTGTTTGAAGTGACTGAAAAATTGCTCGTGCCCGACGATACGAAGACGATTCGGGAGCGAGCCATCGCCGCATGGCCTCCTGCGTGGCAAGGCCAAAATCTGCGTGACATTCTCGTCTCCCTCGGACACGACATCGACAAACCGTGGAAGAAGCTGCCGCGAGCAACACGCGACTGGATTTTGTTTACCGACGAGACACCCGTCGTCCCAGTTTATGCAAGGTTCGAATTTGACGAAGTCAGCGAGGCGAAAGAACGTGACGAACCGCCAAGTTACATGGGCACGTTTACGAGTGCCCGACGCTACGTGCTGCATTCGTTTGCGACCACGCAAAGTCATCGGACCAAGAAACGCGTCTCCCAATTCATGCAGATTTCGGAATGCCCAGATTGCGAAGGCAAAAAGCTAAAACGGGAGTCGTTGTCCGTCAAGTTTGCTGGTTTGGACATCGGTGAATTATCGCAATTGACATTGACGGAACTCGCCCGACGGCTGCGCGATGCTGCCCGTTCCAAACCGCAGGCAAGCGACCTGCAGCGAGAAAAATCGATCGTTGCTCAGCGAATTGCCAGTGACATTCTTGCGCGAGTCGAAGCGCTCACGTCTCTGGGCTTGGGATACCTATCGCTTGAACGCAGTACGCCAACGTTGTCTCCGGGCGAATTGCAGAGATTGCGATTGGGCACGCAGATTCGTTCTCAATTGTTTGGCGTGGTCTACGTCCTCGACGAACCGTCAGCTGGGTTGCATCCTGCCGACACTCAAGCTTTATTGGGTGCACTGGATGAACTCAAACGAGCCGGCAATTCGTTGTTCGTCGTCGAACATGACGTCAGCGTCATTCGCCACGCTGAATGGATCGTAGACATCGGCCCCAACGCAGGAACCCATGGCGGTGAGGTCATTTACAATGGTCCAATTGAAGGCCTGCGCAACGTCACCGAGTCGCACACCAGCCAGTACCTCTTTTCAGACGATAGGGCGACAGAACGCGTGCCTCGGCAGCCGACAGGCTGGCTGAAGCTGGAGCAGATCGAGCGTAACAACTTACAGGGGTTGGATGTTGAGTTCCCGCTGGGCGTGCTAACCACCGTTACAGGCGTGTCGGGATCGGGGAAATCAAGCCTTGTCAGCCAGTCATTGGTCGAACTGGTGAGCGAGTCGCTGGGACAGAAGAAATCTGTCGAGGCTCCCACTGGAGAAGTCGATCTGTTAGAACGCGAACTGGAAACAGCGACTGGCGGACGGATTGCTGACGGCATGCATTGCGTCCGACGATTAGTGACCGTTGACCAGAAGCCGATCGGTCGCACTCCGCGATCCAACTTGGCAACTTACACCGGCCTGTTCGACCACGTGCGCAAGTCCTTTGCGGCGACTCGCAAAGCGAAGGCACGCCGCTACGACGTCGGTCGCTTTTCGTTCAATGTTGCCAAAGGACGTTGCCCGAACTGCGAGGGAGCCGGTTTCGTTAGCGTCGAGCTGCTGTTTCTTCCCAGCATCTATACCCCATGCCCAGTGTGTCAGGGCCGGCGCTATAACGACAAGACGCTGGAGATCACCTACCGAGATAAGAACATTGCCGAAGTTCTCGATTTGACGGTCGAATCAGCACACGAGTTCTTTACCGATGAGCCGCCAGTACAGCGTGCTTTGGAAGCGTTGCTGCAAGTCGGCCTGGGCTACCTGCGGCTCGGTCAGCCCGCAACGGAGCTGTCGGGCGGTGAAGCCCAACGGATCAAACTTGCCACTGAGCTGCAACGTGCCCAACGCGGCGACACGCTCTACGTCCTCGACGAACCGACGACTGGACTGCACCCAGCAGACGTGTCGATGCTGATGAACCAATTGAATGGGCTCGTTGAGGCAGGCAACACGGTCATCATGGTCGAACACGATATGCAGGTCGCTGGGAGTAGTGACTGGGTCATCGACATCGGCCCGGGAGCTGGCGAGCAGGGAGGACGTGTCGTAGTCCAAGGCCCACCGGACAAAGTCGCCAAGTCCCGCACCAGCCGTACCGCCCCGTTCTTGGCAGCCGGCCGTTCAGGTTCGATTTCGAGTTCAAGTTCCGACTGCGTTGCTAGGCCGTGA
- a CDS encoding PD-(D/E)XK nuclease family protein: MSTTISPQSEMTNFVRHLQFSSPFAVNRVSEAGSQLPSHHVEAIHADEYEEILHLVKRAKRADGIGAILWGEPGVGKSHLIARLASQLQKDACVTFLHNVQVRAERLPRYVLKTILSQLARSRNGGLHGGKLNMLMAATVERARGTVPKSTLATVYQSYRNVYIKPAIESGNSDQEIIYEMLFAYFLAIYRGRKNDNSSPQAAELALRWLTGDNLDREEVRAIGLPEDVAQRVAPLIPDDQGVEAVIAAIANLAAQANMTFVMFFDQVDNLNEEQVSAWARFAHGMIDHISNLLVVTSGVRGRILELQQSTVVNTASWDRIAQIRIEIGRISPIQAEQLIAVRLDSFLAPFADLPQIQELTAMDRLFPLGRRWLSGRIGNALELRPRDVINWAQERVRSLAGEIKSTSPEEWLAAWPASSLSLSEEKHLSEPQAPLTCEKRMQLIDSKIEGKLIEQSRRRKLDPETLPADAENLLGLTEQLLAQCVAEEYGYSLQNFERLSASNRTGTPAYDLLVEEKTPDGELRTTGIKFLGTGSKSSTAVALRRMLEDPHPPQHTLVVTEERLPLKIGPKGEEYLNGLRLRGENAFGLRQLSFGAHVQLDALQSLVGLAQSGDIEVTLPDGNTQPIDVDQVIESHHRVDRYRNHALLGELLTEECLPTLKPTSDTEEDQSLRLQLEQFLLGELSLTNGATTSELADKYVTGQGLDSDQTDHILDHIEQAALALHRSGQLVATPQDNLTFVSLPRTADEPAPFPSGQLPSTLPVHFSVTQVRQAAACARLLHLDASATRSQNLKKPRITRIWQFDDSSETSALGTLFHRAVEKFNDSAHRSPDLYKILEARPSVPALGRELQRLIQYYVNNAHLMKAQPQELENFRQALSAYSLEVAHVLNLGMQRQPALNSLLAEVFGDRRRDVDVTFHVGPNAREVHITGKLDYVFYDWRRDSRRIIDYKLTPGKSIEADLFQVCVYALMHHQQHGTQPDVALLYLHPERKMVELTWEQVHARRHEIYDLLSSMVDWQNFDPQSQQGMHPPGNASYCLSCRYKDVCTTRLGPTETGDQQTLWRDQIAKGNLAEPIVERHQPNRAEETQQGHESSVPCCETQIEPAKWRPAPTTEKRTPESLPTYSDAANFATDGDSAVPPPECKPLIPHSHVPAETLTSTDLRLGQTASGVTVNLPLKVLPSHVALVGAAGSGKTWMAKVIVEEAVRQGVPILAIDPQGDLVQFLHATQDSSRIPADELAEFRNRVEPRIYTPGSSHATRLSIDPIRFPSEIELASISNPLRRSEERDGMLSSTISNLISLANAGGDADLQRTFLMRLIKLMLVQCDGQGAELALKDLAHAVNSPADVGMEDPDCYLPKSQRTRLGRKLRTLFDGPRAKLFREGTPLNIDDFCKPTQTGKTPLNVIYLNALANDEEKQFFVASLATELYRWMVTAPSNNGQAKLLVYLDEARDFAPAGSSKPPAKDPLIRLFAQGRKFGVSGLICTQSPRSVDYQIFSNCSTKFIGRLESSQDVERVKEWFGKDGGSPAWLAGRKSAARGTFIGRWPDIRPELDGQAFKGRPLYSLHEGAWSPDQVENAVRNS; encoded by the coding sequence ATGAGTACTACTATTTCGCCGCAATCCGAGATGACCAATTTCGTTCGGCACTTACAATTCTCTAGCCCATTTGCAGTGAATCGAGTTAGTGAAGCAGGATCCCAACTACCTTCACACCATGTCGAAGCGATTCATGCGGACGAATACGAAGAGATCTTACACCTCGTAAAGCGGGCCAAGCGTGCGGACGGAATTGGAGCAATTCTGTGGGGAGAACCTGGAGTCGGCAAGAGTCATCTGATTGCTCGCCTTGCCAGCCAATTGCAAAAAGATGCCTGCGTAACTTTTCTTCACAATGTACAGGTTCGTGCGGAACGCTTACCAAGATATGTGTTGAAAACCATCTTGAGTCAGCTCGCTCGATCGCGAAATGGTGGTCTGCACGGTGGAAAGCTCAATATGCTGATGGCTGCTACGGTTGAGCGTGCGAGGGGCACTGTCCCTAAGTCTACTTTAGCCACCGTCTATCAGTCGTACAGAAACGTCTACATTAAACCTGCAATCGAGTCTGGTAATTCAGATCAAGAGATCATCTATGAAATGCTGTTCGCCTACTTCCTAGCGATCTACCGTGGGCGAAAAAACGATAATTCTAGTCCCCAGGCTGCGGAACTCGCCTTGCGATGGTTGACTGGCGATAATCTCGACAGAGAAGAAGTTCGGGCTATTGGTCTACCTGAGGATGTTGCCCAACGCGTTGCCCCACTTATTCCTGACGACCAAGGGGTGGAAGCAGTCATCGCTGCAATTGCCAATCTGGCTGCTCAAGCGAATATGACTTTCGTAATGTTTTTTGATCAAGTCGACAATCTCAATGAGGAGCAAGTTTCAGCTTGGGCACGGTTCGCCCATGGGATGATCGATCACATCTCCAATCTACTGGTTGTGACCTCTGGAGTGCGTGGGCGTATCCTAGAATTGCAGCAGTCGACCGTGGTAAACACCGCCAGTTGGGATCGCATTGCCCAAATCCGTATCGAAATTGGGCGGATTTCGCCCATCCAGGCAGAACAGTTGATTGCCGTTCGTTTGGATTCCTTCCTGGCCCCCTTTGCCGACCTGCCGCAGATCCAAGAGTTGACAGCAATGGATCGACTATTTCCGTTGGGACGTCGCTGGTTGTCTGGGCGAATTGGCAACGCACTCGAACTGCGACCTCGGGACGTGATCAATTGGGCACAGGAGCGCGTCCGCAGTCTAGCTGGCGAGATTAAGTCGACATCACCCGAAGAGTGGTTGGCAGCATGGCCGGCATCGAGCCTGTCCCTGTCGGAAGAAAAACACTTGTCCGAACCTCAAGCACCCCTGACGTGTGAGAAGCGAATGCAATTGATCGACTCCAAGATTGAAGGGAAGTTGATCGAGCAGAGTCGCCGACGCAAATTGGATCCAGAAACGCTGCCTGCAGATGCCGAGAATTTGTTGGGACTGACCGAGCAATTGCTTGCCCAGTGCGTAGCAGAAGAGTACGGATACAGCTTGCAGAATTTTGAACGATTATCTGCAAGCAATCGTACAGGTACTCCTGCATACGATTTGCTAGTTGAAGAAAAGACACCGGACGGTGAACTCAGAACGACTGGAATTAAGTTCCTCGGCACAGGCAGCAAATCCTCGACAGCGGTAGCACTTCGTCGGATGCTGGAAGATCCACACCCACCACAGCACACCTTGGTCGTCACCGAAGAACGCTTGCCCCTGAAAATTGGCCCTAAGGGAGAGGAATACTTAAATGGGTTGAGATTGCGTGGCGAGAATGCGTTCGGCCTTCGACAGTTAAGCTTCGGCGCCCATGTTCAGCTGGATGCGCTGCAGTCGCTGGTTGGACTCGCCCAATCAGGTGATATTGAAGTCACGCTCCCCGACGGAAATACCCAACCGATTGACGTGGACCAAGTCATCGAATCGCATCATCGAGTGGATCGCTATCGGAACCATGCGTTGTTGGGCGAGTTGTTGACCGAAGAATGCTTGCCCACGTTGAAGCCCACCTCCGATACAGAGGAAGACCAGAGCCTCCGCCTGCAGCTGGAGCAATTCCTCCTTGGCGAACTATCCTTAACCAACGGAGCCACTACCAGCGAGCTGGCAGACAAGTACGTGACCGGACAGGGATTGGATTCGGATCAAACCGATCACATTCTGGATCACATTGAGCAAGCAGCGTTGGCACTGCATCGCAGTGGGCAACTTGTGGCTACTCCTCAAGACAACCTTACATTCGTCAGTTTACCTAGAACAGCGGACGAACCAGCACCATTCCCTAGCGGCCAGCTTCCCTCAACACTACCAGTACATTTCAGTGTAACGCAAGTTCGTCAAGCCGCCGCCTGCGCGAGACTATTGCATCTGGATGCATCGGCTACCCGCTCTCAAAATCTCAAGAAGCCACGTATTACGCGAATTTGGCAGTTTGATGATTCCTCCGAGACCAGTGCTTTAGGAACTCTATTCCACCGAGCTGTAGAAAAGTTCAACGATTCCGCTCATCGATCACCGGACCTCTACAAGATACTGGAAGCTCGTCCTTCAGTTCCGGCGCTCGGCCGTGAGTTACAAAGGCTCATCCAGTACTACGTTAACAACGCACATTTGATGAAGGCCCAACCACAGGAGTTAGAAAACTTTCGACAAGCCTTGTCCGCCTACAGTTTGGAGGTTGCGCATGTGCTTAATCTAGGCATGCAACGACAGCCAGCCCTGAACAGCCTACTGGCGGAGGTCTTTGGAGATCGACGGCGAGATGTTGATGTAACGTTCCATGTTGGCCCCAACGCTCGCGAAGTTCATATAACCGGCAAGTTGGACTATGTGTTCTATGATTGGCGGCGAGATAGTCGTCGTATCATCGATTACAAGCTAACTCCCGGAAAGAGTATCGAAGCCGATCTATTTCAAGTTTGCGTGTATGCACTCATGCACCATCAGCAACATGGCACACAGCCTGATGTAGCACTACTTTACTTGCATCCTGAGCGAAAAATGGTCGAGTTGACCTGGGAGCAGGTACACGCTCGCCGTCACGAAATCTACGATCTCCTATCTTCCATGGTCGATTGGCAAAATTTCGATCCTCAATCACAGCAGGGAATGCACCCACCGGGAAACGCATCCTACTGCTTGAGCTGCCGCTACAAGGATGTATGCACAACACGGTTAGGCCCCACCGAAACGGGAGACCAGCAGACTCTATGGAGAGACCAAATTGCTAAGGGTAATCTTGCGGAACCCATCGTGGAAAGGCATCAACCCAATCGAGCAGAAGAAACGCAGCAAGGCCACGAAAGCTCGGTTCCCTGTTGTGAAACACAGATTGAACCAGCAAAATGGCGACCTGCCCCGACAACAGAGAAACGCACCCCAGAGTCGCTTCCAACTTATAGCGATGCGGCCAACTTCGCAACAGACGGCGACAGCGCTGTCCCTCCGCCTGAGTGCAAGCCGCTCATCCCTCACTCTCATGTACCTGCAGAAACCTTAACGAGTACAGATCTGCGGTTGGGACAGACGGCATCCGGTGTTACGGTCAACCTTCCCTTGAAAGTGCTTCCATCCCACGTAGCACTCGTTGGCGCAGCAGGAAGTGGCAAGACTTGGATGGCTAAGGTAATCGTCGAAGAGGCTGTCCGGCAGGGGGTGCCGATCTTGGCGATTGATCCGCAGGGGGACTTGGTTCAATTCCTACATGCCACACAAGATTCTTCGCGCATTCCTGCTGATGAGCTAGCTGAATTCCGGAACCGAGTCGAACCTCGCATCTACACCCCAGGGTCCTCGCACGCGACGCGTCTGAGTATCGATCCAATTCGTTTCCCATCCGAGATTGAACTAGCTAGTATTTCGAATCCACTTCGTCGTAGCGAGGAACGTGATGGAATGCTGAGTTCCACTATCTCGAATTTGATCAGTCTTGCCAACGCTGGCGGAGATGCAGATTTGCAGCGTACGTTTTTGATGAGACTCATTAAACTCATGTTAGTCCAGTGTGATGGCCAAGGGGCAGAACTCGCATTAAAAGACTTAGCCCATGCAGTCAACTCCCCCGCAGATGTCGGGATGGAGGATCCCGATTGCTATCTCCCCAAATCGCAGCGAACTCGACTTGGGCGGAAATTGCGGACATTGTTTGATGGTCCTCGCGCCAAACTATTTCGCGAGGGAACTCCCTTAAATATTGACGACTTTTGCAAACCTACGCAGACAGGCAAAACGCCACTCAACGTGATCTACTTGAATGCACTTGCCAACGACGAAGAGAAACAGTTCTTCGTCGCTTCCTTAGCCACCGAACTCTATCGCTGGATGGTTACGGCACCTTCGAACAACGGTCAAGCCAAATTGTTGGTATACCTGGATGAAGCACGCGATTTCGCTCCGGCAGGAAGCAGCAAACCACCGGCAAAGGATCCGCTCATCCGACTGTTTGCTCAAGGGCGAAAATTTGGTGTCTCAGGTTTAATCTGTACCCAAAGCCCGCGTTCCGTCGACTACCAGATTTTCAGCAATTGCAGCACCAAGTTCATCGGACGTTTAGAAAGCTCGCAGGATGTCGAGCGGGTAAAAGAGTGGTTTGGAAAGGATGGTGGAAGTCCTGCATGGCTAGCAGGCCGCAAGTCGGCGGCACGGGGCACCTTTATTGGCCGCTGGCCCGACATCCGCCCAGAACTGGACGGCCAGGCTTTTAAGGGGCGCCCACTTTACTCATTGCACGAAGGTGCCTGGTCGCCTGACCAAGTAGAAAACGCAGTTCGGAACAGTTAG
- a CDS encoding DUF1559 family PulG-like putative transporter codes for MEWSILLRRLFAILLVLAFAIHLPAADFSLKPLPEERAAIAKIVELGGRCEIDDWGRVCKVNLAYSFSSLGVRSTNHKLDSDAACELLTPFVWLQELLLSPSQVSDDGLRHLGELLHLRELKIVDAKYRFGRSTPTISDAGIQHLAGLTKLEVFHAPNTRLTDASMQILGGFDALREIDMRGCPITDLGLEHISRLKHLQVLHLASASMSARGLERIVGNPIRSLFLYDCNIDDAALVHIGQMTELEDLWLGRAKITDAGVAALADLDLLSLGLADTPITDDSAGTIGSLTNLRRLLISGTHMTEASTPALTKLTKLESVALPQYFDKDSIADLVSAQPALRISGHWTRQVYEDMQQIGQALLHYKEMNGAFPSTVLNDEFGRPAFSWRVAILPLLGEQKLFDKFRFDQPWNSEHNLMLLKETPAIYACKSTHSQRRVREGSTLYQAIVGKDTVMEATEPDQLPQGRNAIVLETSSQQAVPWTAPQDFDSSSPTVLKDLFQDDSHLFLLLQTGEVRSYKNDLGQAEFEMLIHHE; via the coding sequence ATGGAGTGGTCCATTTTGCTAAGACGACTTTTTGCCATCCTGCTCGTACTCGCATTTGCGATCCACTTGCCAGCAGCCGATTTTTCTCTCAAACCTCTACCCGAAGAGAGAGCGGCGATTGCCAAGATTGTCGAGTTGGGTGGCAGATGCGAGATCGATGATTGGGGGCGAGTATGCAAAGTCAATTTGGCATATTCCTTCAGTTCGCTAGGAGTGAGGAGCACAAATCATAAATTGGATTCTGATGCCGCCTGCGAACTTCTCACTCCCTTTGTCTGGCTGCAAGAACTTCTACTCAGTCCGTCGCAAGTCTCGGATGACGGCTTAAGGCATCTCGGGGAATTGCTGCATCTGCGAGAGCTTAAAATTGTGGACGCCAAGTATCGTTTTGGCCGCTCTACGCCGACCATCAGTGATGCGGGAATACAACACCTGGCCGGACTCACAAAACTGGAGGTATTTCATGCCCCCAATACCCGCCTTACCGACGCGTCCATGCAAATCTTAGGCGGTTTCGATGCGCTCCGAGAAATTGACATGAGGGGATGTCCCATTACGGATCTTGGCCTTGAGCACATCTCGCGCCTAAAACACTTGCAGGTCTTGCACCTTGCGTCCGCCAGCATGTCTGCAAGAGGACTAGAGAGGATTGTTGGAAATCCCATCCGTTCACTGTTTCTGTACGATTGCAATATTGACGATGCCGCTCTAGTTCATATCGGCCAAATGACAGAGCTCGAAGACCTTTGGCTGGGCAGAGCGAAGATCACCGATGCGGGCGTTGCGGCTCTGGCGGACTTGGATCTGCTAAGCCTCGGCCTGGCCGATACGCCGATCACGGACGATTCTGCCGGGACGATTGGATCGCTCACGAACTTGCGCCGCTTGCTCATTAGCGGAACGCACATGACGGAGGCAAGCACACCGGCTCTGACGAAGCTGACGAAGCTTGAATCTGTTGCATTGCCGCAGTACTTCGACAAAGATTCAATCGCTGATCTCGTCAGCGCACAACCTGCACTTAGGATTTCCGGGCATTGGACTCGGCAAGTCTATGAGGATATGCAGCAAATTGGCCAAGCGCTACTGCATTACAAAGAGATGAATGGAGCCTTTCCGTCGACTGTCTTAAACGACGAGTTCGGCCGACCTGCATTCAGTTGGCGGGTGGCAATTCTGCCGCTGCTTGGTGAGCAGAAATTGTTCGACAAATTTCGTTTCGATCAACCTTGGAATAGCGAACACAACCTCATGCTGTTGAAGGAAACGCCCGCAATCTACGCTTGCAAGAGCACGCACAGCCAACGTAGGGTGAGGGAAGGGAGCACTTTGTACCAGGCAATTGTCGGTAAGGATACCGTCATGGAAGCGACCGAACCCGACCAGTTGCCTCAAGGTCGAAATGCAATTGTTCTGGAGACGAGCTCGCAACAAGCCGTTCCGTGGACGGCTCCACAAGACTTCGATTCTTCCAGTCCAACAGTGTTGAAGGATCTATTCCAAGACGACTCACATCTTTTCTTGCTCCTTCAAACCGGAGAGGTAAGGAGTTACAAGAATGACTTAGGGCAAGCTGAATTTGAAATGCTCATTCACCACGAATAG
- a CDS encoding 5'-3' exonuclease: MAYLLIDGNNWFAQCHYATPSEAAATFQRRLQTVLEQIPHSLAVVCWDEGPTFRHTLSTQYKAHRGDKPEGYYDSLAITRQLVDDESGAESFGCQRFEADDCIASMVRIAHDEGEMAILFSADRDLHQLLVTGIVSQVVGMKRVTPNRLSFDAITAEGLLDKYGVKPMQWIDYRAIVGDTSDGIAGCFGLGKAAAAEVLRRCNTLEGFFQTPFAAKISQRQRTALTNYRSELPLKRQLLTLVSDVPIPAAVLNRIHS; this comes from the coding sequence ATGGCCTATCTGCTGATCGATGGGAACAATTGGTTTGCGCAGTGCCATTACGCCACCCCCTCGGAGGCGGCGGCTACGTTTCAGCGACGACTCCAGACCGTCCTGGAACAGATACCACACAGCCTGGCTGTCGTCTGCTGGGATGAAGGGCCAACCTTTCGGCACACGCTGTCCACCCAGTACAAGGCCCATCGCGGCGACAAACCGGAAGGGTACTACGATAGCCTTGCAATCACACGGCAACTGGTCGACGACGAATCTGGCGCGGAGTCGTTTGGTTGCCAAAGATTCGAAGCGGATGATTGCATCGCTTCCATGGTCCGGATCGCCCACGATGAGGGGGAAATGGCGATTCTGTTCTCTGCCGATCGCGATCTACATCAATTGTTGGTCACCGGAATCGTCAGCCAGGTCGTTGGCATGAAACGCGTCACGCCAAACCGCCTGTCGTTCGACGCCATCACCGCAGAAGGACTGCTGGACAAATATGGCGTGAAGCCGATGCAGTGGATCGACTACCGGGCCATTGTGGGCGATACGAGCGATGGGATTGCAGGGTGCTTTGGATTGGGAAAAGCGGCTGCTGCCGAGGTACTCCGGCGGTGCAATACCCTCGAGGGATTTTTCCAAACTCCATTCGCAGCCAAGATCTCGCAGCGTCAGCGAACCGCTCTCACGAATTACCGTAGCGAGTTGCCATTGAAACGCCAATTGCTAACGCTGGTCAGCGACGTTCCCATTCCAGCCGCCGTGCTGAATCGCATTCATTCCTAG
- a CDS encoding L-rhamnose isomerase, with translation MTNSENLQKSFELAVEQYEALGVNVPRALERLRKVAISVHCWQGDDVVGFEGNVGTLGNGLAVTGDYPGRARTACELRSDLELAYSLIPGKHRLNLHALYGEFDGPVDRDAIGVEHFQGWIEWGRSQGVNLDFNPSYFSHKNAANGFTLAHAEKGIRQFWIEHGIACRKIASAMGQAQGNPCVNNFWVPDGLKDSPANRKAPRERLAESLDEIFAEQLSRDYTLDAVECKLFGIGSESYVVGSHEFYLGYAISRNKVLCLDAGHFHPTEVISDKISSVMMYVPELLLHVSRGVRWDSDHVVTYSDELQAIMQEIVRGDYLDRVHIGLDFFDASINRVAAWAIGTRNALKAMLAALLEPTAQLQQLEREGDYTARLALLEEQKTMPLGAIWNHYCQTSGVPVGAEWLEKVREYEIDVLQLRESESAAI, from the coding sequence ATGACAAACTCGGAAAATCTTCAAAAGTCCTTCGAGCTGGCTGTTGAACAATATGAGGCGTTGGGCGTGAACGTTCCGCGTGCATTGGAGCGGTTACGCAAAGTGGCTATCTCGGTGCATTGCTGGCAGGGCGATGACGTCGTCGGCTTTGAAGGCAACGTCGGTACACTTGGCAATGGACTTGCGGTAACGGGCGACTACCCGGGACGGGCAAGAACCGCATGCGAGCTGCGAAGTGATTTGGAACTTGCCTATTCGCTAATTCCAGGGAAGCACCGACTTAACTTGCACGCACTGTATGGCGAGTTTGATGGTCCAGTCGATCGGGACGCAATCGGTGTCGAGCACTTTCAGGGCTGGATCGAATGGGGACGCAGTCAGGGGGTGAACCTCGATTTCAACCCCAGCTACTTCTCGCACAAAAACGCAGCCAATGGATTCACGCTTGCTCACGCCGAGAAGGGAATACGGCAGTTCTGGATCGAGCATGGTATCGCCTGCCGCAAAATTGCTTCAGCGATGGGGCAGGCGCAAGGGAATCCCTGTGTCAACAATTTCTGGGTGCCTGATGGCTTGAAGGATTCTCCAGCAAATCGAAAGGCTCCTCGCGAACGCTTGGCGGAATCGTTGGACGAGATATTTGCAGAACAACTATCACGAGATTACACGCTCGATGCCGTGGAATGCAAACTGTTCGGAATCGGTAGCGAGAGCTATGTAGTTGGCTCACACGAATTCTACCTGGGCTATGCAATATCGCGGAACAAAGTCCTCTGCCTTGACGCTGGACACTTTCACCCCACCGAAGTGATTTCCGACAAGATCTCATCCGTCATGATGTACGTCCCCGAGCTGCTATTGCACGTCAGTCGCGGAGTCCGTTGGGACAGCGATCATGTGGTCACGTACAGCGATGAGCTGCAAGCAATCATGCAAGAGATCGTACGTGGCGACTACTTGGACCGCGTACACATCGGTCTAGACTTTTTCGACGCCAGCATTAACCGTGTGGCGGCGTGGGCGATCGGAACTCGAAATGCACTCAAGGCAATGCTGGCGGCATTGTTGGAGCCGACCGCACAACTGCAACAACTTGAGCGTGAGGGCGACTACACCGCTAGGCTCGCCTTGCTGGAAGAGCAAAAGACAATGCCACTGGGGGCCATTTGGAATCACTATTGTCAGACATCGGGCGTGCCCGTGGGAGCGGAGTGGTTGGAAAAGGTTCGAGAATATGAAATAGACGTATTGCAGCTCCGAGAAAGTGAATCTGCCGCAATCTAA